Proteins encoded within one genomic window of Geotalea daltonii FRC-32:
- a CDS encoding GreA/GreB family elongation factor has translation MNKADLLQCIVAQLSHDLEVLFNAAKTAHEAATHSENLPDNKYDTLALEASYVAQGQANRASEIRQAMEVYKQLKLLSMDGGEIRLTALVRLEAEDGASKTIFIGPLEGGLKIAFGRAEVVVITPGSPLGSELMGKTIGDAVQVGIGPNRIEYEIAEVC, from the coding sequence ATGAACAAAGCAGACCTGCTCCAGTGCATTGTCGCCCAGCTCAGCCACGATCTTGAGGTGCTCTTCAATGCTGCCAAGACCGCCCATGAAGCTGCCACCCACAGCGAAAACCTGCCGGACAACAAATATGACACTCTCGCTCTTGAAGCATCATATGTGGCACAGGGACAGGCAAACCGGGCCAGTGAAATCCGGCAGGCAATGGAAGTTTACAAGCAGCTGAAGCTCCTTTCCATGGATGGTGGTGAAATCCGGCTCACTGCACTGGTCAGGCTCGAAGCAGAGGACGGTGCATCAAAGACCATCTTTATCGGACCCCTTGAAGGGGGTCTGAAGATTGCATTCGGCCGCGCCGAGGTGGTGGTTATTACTCCAGGTTCTCCACTGGGAAGTGAGCTTATGGGTAAAACAATCGGTGACGCCGTTCAGGTGGGCATCGGCCCAAACCGGATCGAATACGAAATCGCCGAGGTTTGCTGA
- a CDS encoding YheU family protein: MEEHEVVIEYDVPNNRQNDQQEEGVEIPMDRIDPETLRNLVGEFVTREWTDPGDARFTLDDKIRQVLKQLQDKKAKVVFDLKSNSANIVVSR; the protein is encoded by the coding sequence ATGGAAGAACATGAAGTTGTGATTGAGTATGACGTGCCGAACAACCGGCAGAACGATCAGCAGGAAGAAGGGGTGGAGATTCCCATGGATCGCATCGATCCGGAGACCCTGCGCAATCTGGTCGGCGAATTTGTCACCCGGGAATGGACTGATCCGGGGGATGCCCGCTTTACCCTCGACGATAAGATCAGGCAGGTTTTAAAGCAGCTGCAAGATAAGAAAGCAAAAGTGGTTTTCGACCTGAAGTCCAACTCCGCAAATATCGTAGTCAGTCGGTAA
- a CDS encoding multidrug effflux MFS transporter has protein sequence MEVSTTAEAIQPAEMPRPQLVRLVLVLGAMTAFGAMSIDMYLPAFPSIAHDLHVPLGTIQLTISAFLFGSAVGQLFYGPLADRLGRRKPLLIGLALYVASAVGCASVHSAEALLVWRVIMAIGGGAGMVISRAVVRDLYDTAEAARMFSLLMLVMGAAPILAPMLGGQLLLITGWRGIFMFLGLFGLASFFAAALFLPDSLPPERRIKRNFTQMVSIYGHLLHNRSYLRYAIALGCVAGANFSYISGAPFFFMEQHGLSPQHFSLFFGVNAFGLIGASQVNRRLLRHFSPQRITKTAFIINAAAALLLTATVLTGTGGFVLHVILLFTSLCMTGLLYPNITALAMAPFDRAAGSASALLGTIQYTIGASAGALVALLNNGTSLPMTATVAACGVAGSIAVTGFIRSSSAHIK, from the coding sequence ATGGAAGTAAGTACAACGGCCGAAGCCATCCAGCCGGCCGAAATGCCCCGCCCCCAGTTGGTACGCCTGGTGCTGGTTCTTGGGGCAATGACCGCCTTCGGTGCCATGTCCATCGACATGTATCTCCCCGCCTTTCCCAGCATCGCACATGATTTGCACGTACCCCTCGGTACCATTCAGTTGACCATTTCCGCGTTTCTCTTCGGTTCCGCTGTCGGCCAGCTGTTCTATGGGCCACTGGCGGATCGATTGGGAAGGCGCAAGCCACTCCTCATAGGACTGGCTCTGTACGTTGCTTCAGCAGTGGGATGCGCCAGCGTCCATTCTGCTGAAGCACTGTTAGTGTGGCGGGTGATTATGGCAATCGGAGGTGGGGCCGGCATGGTAATCTCCCGTGCCGTGGTGCGCGATCTTTACGATACCGCCGAGGCGGCCAGAATGTTTTCCCTTCTCATGCTTGTCATGGGAGCGGCGCCGATCCTTGCGCCCATGCTGGGAGGACAGCTCCTGCTTATCACCGGCTGGAGAGGCATCTTCATGTTTCTTGGGCTCTTCGGGCTGGCGTCTTTCTTCGCTGCGGCACTGTTCCTCCCTGACTCCCTTCCGCCCGAGCGCCGCATCAAACGCAACTTTACCCAGATGGTTTCAATATACGGCCATCTCCTCCACAACCGCAGTTACCTCCGTTACGCCATTGCCCTCGGGTGTGTCGCCGGCGCCAACTTTTCCTATATTTCCGGCGCTCCCTTTTTCTTCATGGAGCAGCATGGGCTCTCACCCCAGCATTTCAGCCTTTTTTTCGGCGTCAACGCCTTTGGACTGATCGGCGCCTCGCAGGTCAACCGCAGGCTCCTGCGTCACTTCAGCCCCCAGCGCATCACCAAAACTGCATTCATCATCAACGCAGCTGCTGCACTTCTTCTCACTGCCACAGTCCTTACCGGAACCGGCGGTTTCGTCCTCCATGTCATACTTCTGTTCACCTCCCTGTGCATGACCGGCCTGCTTTATCCGAACATAACCGCCCTGGCAATGGCCCCATTCGACAGGGCTGCAGGCAGTGCATCGGCACTCCTGGGAACAATACAGTACACCATCGGTGCAAGCGCCGGGGCATTGGTGGCGCTGCTGAACAATGGGACTTCCTTGCCCATGACTGCCACCGTAGCCGCCTGCGGTGTGGCAGGCTCGATTGCAGTCACCGGTTTTATCCGGTCTTCTTCGGCCCATATCAAGTAG
- a CDS encoding heavy-metal-associated domain-containing protein: MRKRIINIALVLAVVALMVFLAFHVKIKRPVQEVAVLKTIGMTCGSCAGKIEKALMRLPGTAGVEVDVEGGWVLVGYQSTSAKPDTFAAAVNNEGFRSWLMEKMPIAEFKKVAGRDFGSKAVKSSYCGNGGCGSNRN; the protein is encoded by the coding sequence ATGAGAAAACGGATTATAAATATAGCTTTGGTACTTGCCGTGGTTGCGCTGATGGTATTTCTCGCTTTTCACGTCAAGATCAAACGGCCTGTACAGGAAGTTGCCGTGTTAAAGACCATCGGCATGACCTGTGGGAGTTGTGCAGGGAAAATTGAGAAAGCCTTGATGCGTTTGCCCGGAACGGCTGGAGTGGAGGTGGATGTGGAAGGGGGATGGGTGCTGGTCGGCTATCAATCAACATCTGCAAAGCCTGATACATTTGCTGCAGCAGTTAACAATGAAGGGTTCAGGAGCTGGCTGATGGAAAAAATGCCCATTGCCGAGTTCAAAAAGGTTGCAGGGCGGGATTTCGGGTCTAAGGCGGTAAAGTCTTCATACTGCGGCAATGGTGGATGCGGCAGCAATCGAAACTAA
- a CDS encoding heavy-metal-associated domain-containing protein has protein sequence MYARINITPHHLVVTLMTLLVLLATISWGATQGADTVTVLNAEKLSCGSCAAKITNALEQKEGVVSVEVDIAAAKVTVWHDLKKIAPGQLASVVTDTGYPSNVVRTVAKDVFDRETGKTPQAQKNAGGGCACCNKNRK, from the coding sequence ATGTACGCAAGGATAAACATCACCCCCCATCATCTGGTAGTCACATTGATGACGCTGTTGGTTCTGTTGGCAACCATATCCTGGGGGGCGACGCAGGGGGCCGATACGGTAACCGTGCTGAATGCGGAGAAGCTGTCGTGTGGCAGTTGTGCTGCGAAGATCACCAACGCACTTGAACAAAAAGAAGGAGTCGTTTCGGTTGAAGTAGACATCGCTGCAGCAAAAGTGACCGTGTGGCATGATTTGAAAAAAATTGCCCCTGGTCAACTCGCTTCAGTGGTTACTGATACTGGATATCCAAGTAATGTAGTGCGTACTGTCGCAAAGGATGTGTTTGACAGGGAAACGGGCAAGACGCCCCAGGCACAGAAAAATGCAGGCGGTGGTTGTGCCTGTTGCAATAAGAACAGAAAGTAA
- a CDS encoding DUF2318 domain-containing protein, whose amino-acid sequence MKNIRSKGLHLGIVAGILVVLGVATVFALNIPGFSSVQKVKPVNGVVSIPVAKVSDGKAHFYQFKDSGKDISFFVVKDSDGAIHTAFDTCDVCYKAKKGYEQKDDFMVCKNCNQRFAIAKIGPHAIGGCNPTYLPSAFVGANVIVKATDLQSGAKYF is encoded by the coding sequence ATGAAAAACATTCGAAGCAAAGGTTTACATCTGGGTATTGTTGCCGGGATATTGGTTGTTCTGGGAGTAGCGACGGTATTTGCTCTGAACATACCTGGTTTCTCAAGTGTCCAGAAGGTAAAGCCGGTAAATGGAGTGGTAAGCATCCCGGTGGCAAAGGTTTCAGACGGCAAGGCACATTTTTACCAGTTCAAAGATAGCGGCAAAGATATAAGCTTCTTTGTGGTCAAAGACTCTGATGGCGCCATCCATACCGCCTTTGATACCTGTGATGTCTGTTACAAGGCAAAAAAGGGATATGAGCAGAAAGACGACTTTATGGTGTGCAAAAACTGTAATCAACGCTTTGCCATAGCGAAAATAGGTCCGCACGCTATTGGCGGCTGCAATCCCACCTACCTCCCCAGCGCTTTTGTCGGAGCAAACGTCATTGTCAAGGCAACCGATCTTCAGTCCGGTGCCAAATACTTCTAA